The following proteins are encoded in a genomic region of Drosophila subpulchrella strain 33 F10 #4 breed RU33 unplaced genomic scaffold, RU_Dsub_v1.1 Primary Assembly Seq183, whole genome shotgun sequence:
- the LOC119559169 gene encoding LOW QUALITY PROTEIN: mucin-5AC-like (The sequence of the model RefSeq protein was modified relative to this genomic sequence to represent the inferred CDS: inserted 2 bases in 1 codon): MIRSYIIITVLVALSVANINAASEQPAVGTIDNKLFRRYVCIHKPYGXCQSGVALVSTCSRFFDAKVQGCVNHNTGCIEAQPASEGSSVSIGPCAQETTTACAPKETTSTCVPKTTTTSRCEPETTCVGIKTTSCMPETTTTTAPVTTTTCSPETTTFCVEKSTTTCEPETTSTCKKKSTTTCESESTTICVLETTTTCGIKTTTYYVPETTTICVEKTTTTCVPEATRACVGKTAITRVTTTTTVPETTTTCVSETKTTCAPETTRICEQKSTTTCVPKATTTCKNKSTTAYESETTTACVPETTTTCVTKNTTTCLPESTTTCVANTTTTCVPETTRTGAPEITTICAEAITTVFSETNYVSGSVKVRPVRPVRPAAHPVLETNQLSTKQTHKLSISIYTKNVCRNKPNGFMLASLKSCSDYYICRYGKPLLVSCGDKYFNGLKGICDLPENTRCVQPQANRLIMTT, encoded by the exons ATGATCCGATCT TATATTATCATTACAGTACTAGTCGCCCTTTCGGTAGCCAACATCAATGCCGCCAGCGAGCAGCCCGCCGTGGGTACGATCGACAACAAACTTTTCCGGCGATACGTGTGCATACATAAGCCATATGG TTGTCAGTCAGGAGTGGCCCTTGTCAGCACCTGCTCACGCTTTTTTGATGCAAAGGTCCAGGGATGTGTCAATCACAACACCGGTTGCATAGAGGCTCAGCCTGCTTCAGAGGGAAGCTCTGTTTCGATTGGGCCTTGTGCTCAGGAAACGACAACAGCGTGCGCGCCAAAAGAAACAACTTCCACCTGTGTTCCAAAAACCACAACAACCT CAAGATGTGAGCCAGAAACAACCTGTGTGGGAATAAAAACAACATCCTGTATGCCAGAAACTACAACAACGACTGCGCCAGTGACCACAACAACCTGTTCGCCAGAAACCACAACATTCTGTGTGGAAAAAAGCACAACAACGTGTGAGCCAGAAACTACTTcaacatgcaaaaaaaaatccacAACAACCTGTGAGTCAGAAAGTACAACAATTTGTGTGCTGGAAACCACAACAACTTGTGGgataaaaacaacaacataCTATGTGCCAGAAACTACAACAATCTGTGTGGAAAAAACCACAACAACCTGTGTGCCAGAAGCTACAAGAGCCTGTGTGGGGAAAACAGCAATAACACGCGTAACCACAACAACCACTGTGCCGGAAACTACCACCACCTGTGTGTCAGAGACCAAAACAACCTGTGCGCCAGAAACTACAAGAATCTGTGAGCAAAAAAGCACAACAACGTGTGTTCCAAAAGCTACTACAACTTGCAAAAACAAATCCACAACAGCCTATGAGTCAGAAACTACAACAGCCTGTGTGccggaaacaacaacaacttgtGTGACAAAAAACACAACAACCTGTTTGCCAGAATCTACAACAACCTGTGTGGCAAACACCACAACAACCTGTGTGCCAGAAACTACAAGAACCGGTGCGCCAGAGATCACAACAATTTGTGCCGAAGCAATTACTACTGTTTTCAGCGAAACAAACTATGTTTCAGGCTCTGTGAAAGTCCGACCAGTAAGGCCTGTACGACCTGCCGCTCATCCCGTACTAGAAACTAATCAGCTGTCGACTAAACAAACCCATAAGCTAAGCATTTCCATCTATACAAAGAATGTGTGCCGCAATAAGCCCAATGGCTTCATGCTAGCTTCGTTAAAGAGCTGCTCCGACTACTACATATGCCGATATGGAAAACCTTTGTTAGTTAGCTGCGGCGATAAGTACTTCAATGGTCTCAAAGGGATTTGCGATCTGCCAGAAAATACACGATGCGTCCAACCACAAGCCAATCGACTTATAATGACCACATAA